In the genome of Actinomycetota bacterium, one region contains:
- a CDS encoding CpaF family protein, giving the protein QIFVKRHRGPSGYHDEVFHDDDHVLRTLTKILDDASTSHRKLDPAEGLQDAQLDNGARLHIVHSDVGRGGHVIVNIRKFTGIPFRSLDELVERDMLDRGVAAFLRACIRARLSIVFAGAPGSGKTTLLSCCAAELDPALRVVVAEEVFEADVPLPNVASMQTRPARSDRREVDLRRLVAGFLRMAPDIAIVGEVRDREALPLLLTLSSGVKGFTTIHAGSARQALTRLRFIAQLSEAAREIPMPALSALVSEAVDIVVHCTRDAGCPRVSEVIAVEELLTPTAGASFTTTELFARPLRTDPLRWTGNVPLRAGRVLEDAGYDLRAMLDTAGGK; this is encoded by the coding sequence CCAGATCTTCGTGAAACGTCATCGAGGACCGAGCGGCTACCACGACGAGGTGTTCCACGACGACGACCACGTGCTGCGCACGCTCACGAAGATCCTCGATGACGCCTCGACGTCGCACCGCAAGCTCGATCCCGCCGAGGGGTTGCAGGACGCGCAGCTCGACAACGGCGCCCGGCTCCACATCGTGCACTCCGACGTCGGTCGTGGCGGGCACGTGATCGTCAACATCCGCAAGTTCACCGGGATCCCGTTCCGCAGCCTCGACGAGCTGGTCGAACGCGACATGCTCGATCGCGGCGTCGCCGCCTTTCTGAGGGCGTGTATCCGCGCTCGGCTGTCGATCGTGTTCGCCGGGGCGCCCGGGTCGGGCAAGACGACCCTGCTGTCGTGCTGCGCGGCGGAGCTCGATCCCGCCTTGCGGGTGGTCGTGGCCGAGGAGGTGTTCGAGGCCGACGTCCCGCTGCCCAACGTGGCGTCGATGCAGACGCGGCCGGCTCGGAGCGACCGGCGCGAGGTCGACCTTCGCCGCCTCGTCGCGGGCTTCCTGCGCATGGCACCCGACATCGCCATCGTCGGCGAGGTGCGCGACCGCGAAGCCCTGCCGCTTCTCCTCACGCTCTCGTCAGGCGTGAAGGGCTTCACGACCATCCACGCGGGCTCGGCCCGGCAGGCGCTCACGCGCCTGCGCTTCATCGCTCAGCTCTCCGAAGCCGCGCGCGAGATACCGATGCCGGCGCTCAGCGCGCTCGTGAGCGAGGCCGTCGACATCGTGGTGCACTGCACGCGCGACGCTGGGTGCCCGCGCGTGAGCGAGGTGATCGCGGTCGAGGAGCTGCTCACGCCGACGGCGGGTGCCTCGTTCACGACCACCGAGCTGTTCGCGCGACCGCTCCGCACCGATCCCCTGCGCTGGACCGGCAACGTCCCCCTGCGCGCGGGTCGGGTTCTCGAGGACGCCGGCTACGACCTGCGCGCCATGCTCGACACGGCGGGAGGCAAATGA